From Cecembia calidifontis, one genomic window encodes:
- a CDS encoding gluconate 2-dehydrogenase subunit 3 family protein, translated as MDRRTMMKSLAITVWGMMALPGCRPGEDGEGIALVRSLPLSDQQKLCLEKMVDTFLPDTDTLGAVQLNIHRFLDKLIANCYPEEEQKSFINGLDILEGKAQDLFSKSFGSLENLQRESVLLGLDNEENAEEKAFFDFSKEQVILAYTSSEYFLTNFTNYEMIPGGYDGCVDVPEVPFKV; from the coding sequence ATGGATAGAAGAACAATGATGAAATCTTTGGCCATCACAGTATGGGGGATGATGGCCCTTCCTGGTTGTAGGCCCGGTGAGGATGGGGAAGGCATCGCTTTGGTTAGAAGCCTTCCTTTGAGTGATCAACAAAAATTGTGTCTTGAAAAAATGGTGGATACCTTTTTGCCGGACACCGATACCTTAGGGGCAGTACAATTGAACATCCACCGTTTTTTGGATAAGCTTATCGCCAATTGTTATCCTGAAGAGGAACAAAAATCTTTCATCAATGGTCTCGATATTTTGGAGGGAAAAGCACAGGATCTTTTTTCAAAGAGTTTTGGATCCTTAGAAAACCTTCAAAGAGAATCTGTACTTCTTGGCTTGGATAATGAGGAAAATGCAGAGGAAAAGGCATTTTTTGATTTTTCCAAAGAACAGGTAATCCTTGCTTACACGAGTTCTGAATACTTTTTGACCAATTTTACCAATTACGAAATGATTCCCGGGGGTTATGATGGTTGTGTGGATGTGCCCGAAGTACCATTTAAAGTTTAA
- the ric gene encoding iron-sulfur cluster repair di-iron protein, translated as MKSLAERKVGKIVADNFKTAKVFTKYGIDFCCKGAIPLQEACEINSVSLKQITDELNAVLKEESLSGYKDFNLSELIDHITYTHHQYVENTIPPLKAYLLKLATVHGDRHPELLEIRDLFMEAADALTAHMKKEELILFPYIKAMEEADRSHFTLSVPHFGHVKNPIIMMEDDHDSEGERFRKISKLSDSYTTPADGCQTYKVAYAMLKEFEEDLHTHIHLENNILFPKGISLFEKLNA; from the coding sequence ATGAAAAGTCTAGCTGAAAGAAAAGTAGGAAAAATTGTCGCAGATAATTTCAAAACTGCCAAGGTATTTACAAAGTATGGAATTGATTTTTGCTGCAAAGGGGCCATTCCACTCCAAGAAGCCTGTGAAATCAACAGCGTTTCCTTAAAGCAGATTACCGATGAATTAAATGCTGTGCTAAAGGAAGAGTCGCTATCAGGTTATAAAGATTTCAACCTTTCTGAACTGATTGACCATATTACCTACACCCATCACCAATATGTAGAAAATACCATTCCTCCTTTGAAGGCCTATTTATTGAAGTTGGCAACGGTACATGGAGACAGACATCCTGAGTTACTGGAAATCAGGGACTTATTTATGGAAGCTGCCGATGCCCTAACTGCCCATATGAAAAAAGAGGAGTTGATTCTCTTTCCTTACATCAAAGCAATGGAGGAGGCTGACCGGTCGCACTTTACCCTTTCTGTTCCCCATTTTGGGCATGTCAAAAACCCCATAATCATGATGGAAGACGACCATGATTCAGAAGGAGAAAGGTTCAGAAAAATCTCAAAATTAAGCGATTCCTATACCACTCCGGCAGATGGCTGCCAGACTTACAAAGTAGCTTATGCCATGCTTAAAGAATTTGAAGAGGACCTGCATACGCATATCCATTTGGAAAATAATATCCTGTTTCCTAAGGGTATTTCACTGTTTGAAAAATTGAATGCCTGA
- the nrfA gene encoding ammonia-forming cytochrome c nitrite reductase, which produces MKNWILFTLTAVIVFLLAMLAYSIMDRKAEARFAYQPKVQIEGMEPRDSVWGLNYPRQYQSYMNTRDTTFRSMYGTSGFRDALAEQPDLVILWAGFGFSRDYNHPRGHAWAVTDVHNSLRIGAPMELGDGPQPSTCWTCKSTDVPRLMSEMGIKEYYSTKLSSLAIEVINPIGCADCHNPQTMNLTITRPALIEAFEAMGRDINQASHQQMRSLVCAQCHVEYYFDRTKPGMENAAYLTFPWKDGLSVESMESYYDNIDFADWVHPLSKAQMLKAQHPDWEIFEMGVHAKRGVSCADCHMPYKNEGGQKFTDHHISSPLSKVENSCFVCHREKQSDLINDVYERQRKVKEGLAKAQRNIAMAHIEAAKAWELGATESQMKDILKGIRHAQWRWDFIAGSHGAAFHAPLESARVVASSNQIIQETRIQLSRVLASLGHNKPVEMPDFSSKASLQAYIGLDIPAERAAKARYLEEVVPNWLKEGKAREAKKEVKTVSSR; this is translated from the coding sequence ATGAAAAACTGGATTCTTTTTACCCTGACTGCAGTAATTGTTTTCCTCCTAGCAATGTTGGCCTATTCCATTATGGATAGAAAAGCAGAAGCGAGGTTTGCCTATCAGCCTAAAGTTCAGATTGAAGGTATGGAACCCAGAGATTCTGTCTGGGGCCTTAATTATCCACGGCAGTATCAATCTTACATGAATACCCGGGATACTACTTTCAGGAGTATGTACGGTACCAGTGGCTTTAGAGATGCACTTGCTGAACAGCCCGACCTTGTAATCCTTTGGGCTGGTTTTGGTTTCAGCAGGGATTACAACCATCCAAGGGGACATGCATGGGCTGTTACAGATGTGCACAATTCCTTAAGAATAGGTGCGCCGATGGAACTCGGTGACGGTCCTCAGCCCTCCACCTGTTGGACCTGCAAAAGCACCGATGTGCCAAGACTGATGAGCGAAATGGGAATAAAAGAATACTATAGCACCAAATTATCCAGCTTGGCAATAGAAGTGATCAATCCCATTGGCTGTGCTGATTGCCACAATCCCCAGACCATGAATCTAACCATTACAAGACCAGCACTTATAGAAGCTTTTGAAGCTATGGGCCGTGACATTAATCAGGCCTCCCATCAACAGATGCGCTCCCTGGTTTGTGCTCAGTGCCATGTCGAGTATTATTTCGACAGAACTAAGCCAGGTATGGAAAATGCCGCTTACCTCACCTTTCCATGGAAAGATGGTCTGAGTGTGGAATCTATGGAATCTTATTATGACAACATCGATTTTGCGGATTGGGTACATCCCCTTAGCAAAGCACAAATGCTCAAAGCGCAGCATCCTGATTGGGAAATTTTTGAAATGGGTGTTCATGCCAAAAGAGGGGTTTCCTGTGCAGATTGTCACATGCCTTATAAAAATGAAGGAGGACAAAAATTCACCGACCACCATATAAGTTCCCCACTCAGCAAAGTTGAGAACTCTTGTTTTGTTTGCCACCGAGAAAAACAATCAGATCTGATCAATGATGTGTATGAAAGGCAAAGAAAAGTAAAAGAAGGACTGGCCAAAGCCCAGCGAAATATTGCAATGGCACATATCGAGGCTGCCAAAGCATGGGAACTTGGCGCCACTGAATCCCAAATGAAAGACATACTAAAAGGTATCCGTCATGCACAGTGGAGATGGGATTTTATTGCCGGTTCACATGGAGCTGCATTCCATGCACCTTTGGAGTCTGCAAGAGTAGTTGCCTCTTCCAACCAGATTATTCAGGAAACCAGGATTCAATTGTCAAGGGTTTTGGCAAGCTTGGGTCACAATAAACCCGTTGAAATGCCTGATTTCTCCAGCAAAGCATCATTGCAGGCTTATATTGGTTTGGATATCCCTGCCGAAAGGGCTGCCAAAGCCAGGTATTTAGAGGAAGTCGTGCCTAATTGGCTGAAAGAAGGTAAAGCCCGAGAAGCTAAAAAAGAAGTGAAAACTGTCTCCAGCAGATAA
- a CDS encoding fasciclin domain-containing protein has protein sequence MKALSKSLLWLLSLALLAGCGTSETRTHSSPDGSVVQHVGQSGVKDDQSKPNVVQIAVSSKDHGTLVAALKAADYVDALTNVGPFTVFAPTNAAFDALPVGTLETLTKKENQRQLRDILEYHVLLGVYKSGDFVNGRKMGTADGRPVEITVNGDGTVLINGGKIIATVEASNGIIHVIDRVLVPN, from the coding sequence ATGAAAGCATTATCTAAATCACTCTTATGGTTACTTAGCCTGGCTCTCCTAGCTGGATGTGGTACATCGGAAACACGAACTCACTCATCACCTGATGGTTCAGTGGTACAACATGTAGGTCAATCGGGGGTAAAAGACGACCAATCCAAACCCAATGTGGTTCAGATTGCGGTTTCATCCAAAGACCACGGCACCCTTGTAGCCGCTTTAAAGGCAGCTGATTATGTGGATGCATTGACCAATGTTGGACCTTTTACTGTTTTTGCTCCTACCAACGCTGCATTTGATGCCCTTCCCGTGGGTACCCTGGAAACTCTGACGAAAAAGGAGAACCAAAGACAACTTCGGGATATTCTGGAATACCATGTTCTCCTAGGCGTATACAAATCGGGAGATTTTGTCAATGGTAGAAAAATGGGTACTGCTGATGGTCGGCCTGTTGAAATAACTGTCAATGGAGATGGAACAGTTTTAATTAACGGTGGAAAAATCATCGCTACTGTGGAAGCCTCCAATGGGATAATACATGTAATTGACAGGGTTTTAGTTCCAAATTGA
- the ccsA gene encoding cytochrome c biogenesis protein CcsA: protein MKITKFLLSTRVTLILMLSYAIAMGVATFIENDHGTPVARGLVYDAWWFEIIQIWLALNFLAHIRQYKLFHPNRWPVGLFHLAFVIILIGAGVTRYFSQEGMMHIREGEDQSIFFTTEKYLQLRNTSNGQSLEKPLLLLPKNFKPKSITTELDGNSFQIVFENYIQGATEAFEEGENTYVDIAVAMGSGREDYLIDNGRFILMGSLTLSTKNDPEHPIRIYKEGEEWWISSDITLLMMEMSSQRMGSLHAGETQPLQQRTLYQWDEGAFLVKNVQENARVIYVAEQDEKIAKNLLDVVHFKVLDKNGNQLSEAYAKMVSLNPNWSHFSYGGQTYSITYGPKAITLPYSLYLSKFDLERYPGSQSPSSYASEVMVMDGEEEFPYRIFMNNVLDYRGYRFYQSSYDTDEKGTILSINQDRPGTYITYLGYTLLTIGMFLTLFARGSRFNILNKKVAKSREKSLKEEEKSAMLQPLVFASITLIVLIFSWGMMKPKDTEKGFWIPRSHADAYGRLIVQDLDGRMKPLNTLANEIVRKISGKSYMELTLGEESIRLSPEQFLLALQMDPQGFSERPFIKINQEKSLRVFDALGIQATNKLSFMDFLDEEGQYKIQHLVEEANLLKPSQRNEGHNEILKTDERFNIFYGLLTGDFLRLFPNRWDANHSWFTGQQFMQGFDEEDAIFVKNISPLYFQAIQKGIESGNWEEAEETLGYISLYQQKAGEEVYPSQTHIQAELLYTKLNLGTRLFAPFWILGVFLLVLAIWMLFKNKPLLEKFWRFGVWLSWTGFLVFSFHLGLRWYIAKHPPWSDGFEMLVFVAWGVLLFGLLFAKKSKFTVPLGLIFAGTLLFVGFLDWLNPEITNLMPVLHSYWLKIHVAIIVSGYAPLALSAIIGLLCLIFLIFKPQAAKKSWFSNIRELQIVNEMSITIGLFLLTIGTFLGGVWANESWGRYWAWDPKETWALISIIVYAIVLHIRLVPTLKSSLLYNIASLWAFGAIIMTSFGVNYYLSGLHSYAKGDPVPVPIWVYWTVFVLLAITFVAVLKFKKMNEEEKRALLV, encoded by the coding sequence ATGAAGATTACCAAATTTCTGCTTTCGACCAGGGTAACCCTGATTTTAATGCTGTCCTATGCCATTGCTATGGGTGTAGCCACTTTTATCGAAAATGATCACGGCACTCCGGTCGCAAGAGGTTTGGTATATGATGCCTGGTGGTTTGAAATCATTCAGATATGGTTGGCACTCAACTTCCTTGCACATATCAGGCAATATAAACTCTTTCATCCTAACAGGTGGCCGGTTGGGCTCTTTCATTTGGCATTTGTAATCATTCTTATTGGGGCGGGTGTTACCAGATATTTCAGTCAGGAGGGCATGATGCATATACGGGAAGGTGAAGATCAAAGCATCTTCTTTACTACTGAAAAATACCTGCAGCTCAGAAACACCTCAAATGGACAATCCTTGGAAAAGCCACTTTTGCTTTTGCCAAAAAATTTCAAACCCAAATCCATCACAACAGAACTGGATGGCAATAGCTTCCAGATAGTTTTTGAAAACTACATTCAAGGGGCTACCGAAGCCTTCGAAGAAGGAGAGAACACCTATGTAGATATAGCCGTGGCGATGGGTTCTGGTAGGGAAGATTACCTTATAGATAATGGCCGTTTTATCCTAATGGGCTCATTGACCCTAAGTACCAAAAATGATCCGGAGCATCCAATAAGAATCTACAAGGAAGGAGAAGAATGGTGGATCAGCTCTGATATTACCCTTCTGATGATGGAAATGAGCAGTCAAAGGATGGGCAGCTTGCATGCAGGCGAGACTCAACCCCTTCAGCAGCGAACACTTTACCAATGGGATGAAGGAGCTTTCTTGGTGAAAAATGTCCAGGAAAATGCTAGAGTAATTTATGTGGCAGAACAGGATGAAAAGATCGCCAAAAATCTTTTGGATGTGGTACATTTCAAAGTTCTCGATAAAAATGGAAACCAGTTATCTGAAGCCTATGCCAAAATGGTGAGTCTCAATCCAAACTGGTCCCATTTTTCTTATGGAGGCCAAACTTACAGCATTACTTATGGGCCTAAGGCCATCACCCTGCCCTACTCACTCTACTTAAGTAAATTCGATCTTGAAAGGTATCCTGGAAGTCAAAGCCCCTCCAGCTATGCAAGCGAAGTAATGGTCATGGATGGGGAGGAAGAATTCCCATATAGGATTTTTATGAACAATGTACTGGATTATAGAGGATACCGCTTTTATCAATCTTCCTATGACACGGATGAAAAAGGCACCATCCTTTCCATCAATCAGGACAGACCAGGTACTTACATCACCTACCTTGGATACACTTTGCTTACAATCGGAATGTTTTTAACCCTTTTTGCAAGGGGAAGCAGATTCAATATCCTCAATAAAAAGGTAGCAAAAAGCAGGGAAAAGAGCCTGAAGGAAGAGGAAAAAAGCGCCATGCTCCAACCTTTGGTTTTTGCTTCCATCACCCTGATTGTGCTGATTTTCTCCTGGGGCATGATGAAGCCAAAGGATACTGAAAAAGGATTTTGGATCCCCAGATCCCATGCTGATGCCTATGGCCGGTTGATTGTTCAGGACCTCGATGGCCGTATGAAACCCCTGAATACCTTGGCAAATGAAATTGTCAGGAAAATTTCAGGTAAATCTTATATGGAACTTACCCTCGGGGAGGAAAGCATCAGGCTCAGCCCCGAACAATTCTTATTGGCCCTTCAAATGGATCCACAAGGTTTCAGTGAGCGTCCTTTTATCAAAATTAACCAAGAAAAATCCCTCAGGGTATTTGATGCATTAGGAATCCAAGCGACAAATAAACTGAGCTTTATGGATTTTTTGGATGAGGAAGGACAGTATAAAATCCAACATTTGGTGGAAGAAGCCAACTTACTGAAACCCTCACAGAGAAATGAAGGCCACAATGAAATACTCAAGACTGATGAACGCTTCAACATCTTTTATGGACTGCTCACAGGAGATTTCCTGAGACTTTTTCCTAACAGATGGGATGCCAACCACAGCTGGTTTACTGGCCAACAATTCATGCAGGGTTTTGATGAAGAAGATGCAATATTTGTCAAAAACATCAGCCCTCTTTACTTCCAAGCTATCCAAAAAGGAATAGAATCCGGAAATTGGGAAGAAGCAGAGGAAACGCTAGGCTATATTTCCCTTTACCAGCAAAAAGCAGGCGAAGAGGTTTATCCAAGTCAAACTCACATTCAGGCAGAATTACTCTATACCAAACTAAACCTGGGGACGCGTCTTTTTGCACCCTTCTGGATCCTTGGTGTTTTCTTATTGGTATTAGCCATTTGGATGTTATTTAAAAACAAGCCCTTACTTGAAAAATTCTGGCGTTTCGGAGTGTGGTTAAGTTGGACCGGTTTTTTGGTGTTCAGTTTTCATTTGGGCTTACGCTGGTACATTGCCAAGCATCCACCCTGGAGTGATGGTTTCGAAATGTTGGTTTTCGTGGCCTGGGGTGTCTTATTGTTTGGTTTACTCTTTGCCAAAAAATCCAAATTTACAGTTCCCCTGGGCTTAATTTTCGCAGGAACCTTGTTATTTGTGGGCTTTTTGGATTGGTTGAATCCGGAAATCACCAATCTGATGCCTGTCTTACATTCCTACTGGCTTAAAATCCATGTGGCCATCATCGTGAGTGGATATGCGCCTTTGGCGCTGTCTGCTATCATTGGATTGCTTTGTTTGATTTTCTTGATCTTCAAACCGCAAGCAGCTAAAAAAAGCTGGTTTTCCAATATCAGGGAACTTCAAATTGTCAATGAAATGTCTATTACGATCGGGTTGTTCTTACTGACCATAGGAACTTTCCTAGGGGGCGTTTGGGCTAATGAGAGCTGGGGTAGGTATTGGGCATGGGACCCAAAAGAAACTTGGGCTTTAATTTCGATTATTGTCTATGCTATTGTCTTACACATTCGATTGGTTCCAACCCTTAAAAGCAGCCTTTTGTATAACATTGCCAGTCTTTGGGCATTCGGGGCTATCATCATGACTTCTTTTGGTGTCAATTACTACCTATCAGGATTACACTCTTATGCCAAAGGTGATCCTGTGCCTGTTCCTATCTGGGTATATTGGACAGTGTTCGTGCTCTTGGCCATAACCTTTGTAGCCGTCCTGAAATTCAAAAAAATGAATGAGGAGGAAAAAAGAGCCTTGCTGGTTTAG
- the nrfH gene encoding cytochrome c nitrite reductase small subunit translates to MGKRLKIKRKLFQYNLIPPHRWRPAATILVAAIFGLGLYLFKLSNAASYLSDDPQACVNCHIMTPQYITWTRSSHREVAHCNDCHVPHDNMANKYFFKAKDGLYHSTVFTLRAEPQVIRALEPSIQVIQANCIRCHENQVTDAKLASFVDNHIVHRTDRICWECHREVPHGKVKSLSSVGHLIEPIKAHAPSDLEIIPQWLKESMNTTKK, encoded by the coding sequence ATGGGCAAACGGCTAAAAATAAAAAGAAAGCTTTTTCAGTATAACCTGATACCCCCACATAGGTGGAGGCCGGCTGCAACCATTCTTGTCGCAGCAATATTTGGATTAGGTTTATATTTGTTCAAGCTTAGCAATGCGGCATCCTATCTGTCGGATGATCCCCAGGCATGTGTCAACTGCCATATTATGACCCCACAATATATTACCTGGACCAGAAGTTCTCACAGAGAAGTGGCCCATTGTAATGATTGTCACGTACCGCACGACAATATGGCCAATAAGTATTTTTTCAAGGCAAAGGATGGCCTTTACCATTCCACTGTATTTACCTTAAGAGCAGAACCCCAAGTCATCAGGGCATTGGAACCGTCTATTCAGGTGATACAGGCCAACTGTATCCGATGCCATGAAAACCAAGTGACGGACGCCAAATTAGCTAGCTTTGTAGACAATCATATCGTTCACAGGACAGATCGGATCTGCTGGGAATGTCATAGAGAAGTGCCTCATGGAAAGGTAAAAAGTCTTTCTTCCGTAGGACATCTAATTGAGCCAATCAAAGCCCATGCCCCTTCTGATTTGGAAATTATACCTCAATGGCTCAAAGAGTCTATGAATACAACCAAAAAATAA
- a CDS encoding RrF2 family transcriptional regulator, producing the protein MFSKACKYAINAMIYVATLPKDTERAGLKHISKAINSPEAFTAKILQSLVKDDLLSSSKGPHGGFALNGKPEDIFLSQIVQAIDGDSLFVGCALGFENCSESHPCPVHHKFKAIRDHLTGMLLTTSLKDVAERVNIGISFLKY; encoded by the coding sequence ATGTTCTCCAAAGCCTGTAAATATGCCATCAATGCCATGATCTATGTGGCCACCCTGCCCAAGGATACCGAAAGGGCAGGATTGAAGCATATTTCAAAAGCGATCAATTCACCTGAAGCCTTTACTGCCAAAATTTTGCAGAGTTTGGTAAAAGATGATTTGTTAAGCTCCTCCAAAGGCCCACATGGAGGATTTGCACTCAACGGAAAGCCGGAAGATATCTTCCTTTCCCAAATTGTACAGGCAATTGATGGTGATTCTCTTTTTGTGGGTTGTGCATTGGGCTTTGAAAACTGCTCTGAAAGTCACCCCTGCCCTGTCCATCATAAGTTTAAGGCCATAAGGGACCACCTTACAGGTATGCTCCTGACTACCAGCCTCAAAGATGTAGCAGAAAGGGTGAATATCGGAATCAGTTTCCTGAAGTATTAA
- a CDS encoding alginate export family protein: MKKILFTFIGLAFTLAWNQSFGQFNLDGQILQRSEYRNGFNRLIGEGQDPALFIAHRARLQAQYTLDNLTFYMSVQDVRVWGSTPQIKTTDNFLSVHEAWAQLKIGEYWSVKLGRQELNYDNFRFLGNLDWALQARAHDFALAKYEKENMKFHFGGAYNQANQTLTDQPFLIPNQYKIAQMARYENKWGKVSFSALFWNDGREWQNFDPNGVLIDKGVRYRSTLGIPTLRYNSGNSQISAFYYHQFGKDISGKNLNAYNFSVAYNHIIPVDREAGKIWTLSLGTEHISGTSNLGEDVNRSYNPLYGTNHLFNGYMDFFFVGGAHYESVGLEDYFLRSRYAFNKKFFLQGDYHLFYAQNDVFRLGQPEAQLLDSYFGSELDLTFGWIVTDAFSIQGGYSQFFHTDTFSYLKGVNNAKNTQNWAYLMLIFRPTMKNKFIGILL; this comes from the coding sequence ATGAAGAAGATACTTTTCACCTTTATCGGCCTGGCTTTCACTTTGGCTTGGAATCAAAGTTTTGGCCAGTTTAATTTAGACGGACAGATTTTACAACGGTCTGAATACCGCAATGGATTTAACCGCCTGATAGGAGAAGGGCAAGATCCCGCACTTTTCATTGCCCACAGGGCAAGACTACAGGCGCAGTACACCTTGGATAATCTGACATTTTATATGAGTGTCCAGGACGTCCGTGTATGGGGTAGTACCCCTCAGATCAAGACTACCGACAATTTTCTTTCCGTGCATGAGGCTTGGGCCCAATTGAAAATTGGAGAGTATTGGTCAGTCAAATTAGGCCGTCAGGAGCTGAACTATGATAATTTTAGATTTCTGGGAAATCTGGACTGGGCACTACAGGCGAGGGCACACGATTTTGCCCTTGCAAAATATGAAAAAGAAAACATGAAATTCCATTTCGGTGGCGCTTACAATCAGGCAAATCAAACCCTGACCGATCAACCCTTTCTGATCCCTAATCAGTACAAAATTGCCCAGATGGCGAGATATGAAAACAAATGGGGGAAAGTTTCCTTCTCTGCCTTATTCTGGAATGATGGCAGAGAATGGCAGAATTTTGATCCAAATGGAGTTTTAATAGACAAAGGTGTCAGGTATAGATCCACTTTGGGAATTCCTACGCTCAGGTATAATTCGGGGAATTCCCAGATTTCGGCTTTCTATTATCATCAGTTTGGAAAAGACATCTCAGGTAAAAACCTCAATGCCTACAACTTCAGTGTGGCTTATAACCATATTATCCCCGTGGACAGAGAAGCCGGAAAAATCTGGACCCTATCTTTGGGTACAGAACATATCAGTGGAACAAGTAATTTGGGAGAGGATGTAAACAGATCGTACAATCCATTATATGGTACCAACCACCTTTTCAATGGTTACATGGATTTCTTTTTTGTGGGCGGAGCACATTATGAATCCGTGGGTCTAGAAGACTATTTCCTGCGATCCAGATACGCATTCAATAAGAAGTTTTTCCTTCAAGGCGACTACCACTTATTTTATGCCCAAAACGATGTATTTCGATTAGGTCAGCCCGAAGCCCAGCTATTGGATAGTTACTTTGGTTCCGAACTTGATCTCACTTTCGGATGGATTGTCACAGATGCCTTTTCCATTCAGGGAGGCTACAGCCAATTTTTCCATACAGACACCTTTTCTTACCTAAAAGGAGTAAACAATGCGAAAAACACCCAAAACTGGGCATATTTGATGTTAATCTTTAGGCCCACAATGAAGAACAAATTCATAGGTATATTACTTTAA
- a CDS encoding RrF2 family transcriptional regulator, protein MFSKACQYGIRSVIYIWKQSLKGNKVGAREIAEHVDAPEPFTAKILQELVRKKIIGSMKGPTGGFYVDKAHENFTLKDLVVAIDGPSLFEGCSLGLSQCSETNPCPLHNEVKVVRTHILHMLTAKSLKQLAEEVESGDTVLARFV, encoded by the coding sequence ATGTTCTCCAAAGCTTGTCAATACGGAATCAGGTCAGTCATCTACATTTGGAAACAAAGTCTCAAGGGAAACAAAGTGGGGGCGAGGGAGATAGCAGAGCATGTGGATGCGCCGGAGCCATTTACAGCCAAAATCCTTCAGGAACTGGTAAGGAAAAAGATCATCGGTTCCATGAAAGGGCCCACAGGAGGTTTTTATGTGGACAAAGCGCATGAGAATTTCACTCTGAAAGATCTGGTGGTGGCCATCGATGGACCAAGTCTCTTTGAAGGTTGTAGCCTCGGTTTGAGCCAATGCTCTGAAACCAATCCCTGTCCTTTACATAATGAAGTCAAAGTGGTCAGGACCCATATCCTTCATATGTTGACAGCCAAGAGTTTGAAACAGCTAGCCGAAGAAGTAGAAAGTGGAGACACTGTGCTGGCCAGGTTTGTCTAA